One part of the Mya arenaria isolate MELC-2E11 chromosome 3, ASM2691426v1 genome encodes these proteins:
- the LOC128226494 gene encoding chromatin assembly factor 1 subunit A-like, which translates to MMETMECPPSKKLKQGRLPFKPLDPVGQTRPGGTPPGCKKRKLSDNESPSAKQIRTSVTSLPNNKLPSNECDHEVSSSSEAEVALENPLLKPGKKLNTLDKFFAKKQPNSDQGEISSTNQIEIDLTDDVNEESEDNSTKKVNENDIESKTSTNVAKGDNNDNHSVNDEKKEQVAEKNDDSKDSTDNKENDDDGVGEVSFIQDSSVCEDALKTPAKEKGLESIFNTPAASGDSASSTPAQNSASGSECTQSLSDKKKSKSMSESKKKERDEQRQRAKEEKEREREERKKEKEREREEKKRELTEKKKQKEEQKEKEKAEKEKARLEEKEKKEKERQDKLKQKEEEKRMKDKENEAKLEEKRQKEEERKKKDEEKRKEEEEKQKLKEKKAEKFKGFFIQKDPSSSPPKPNEVKEGLFMPFECMPHMKLAPSTRRQPLTHDARTQLDKLLNTQICDKTYVKSLKSAEFVPGKSLKTWPRKPEEDDDVEMLSHDAETIKKVTHRVKFLKFRENNRPAYYGTWSKISRKLSARNPFRQDEELLDYEVDSDDEWEEEEPGESVSSDEEDGDEEKVMEDMDPDADDWMVPHGYLSDDEGLKDEEEVDQASKQDLQRVRQAAWESELKRQAKPLKMIAIGCVWEADNTTTIAAQQLETLLKFKAVCLMEGPIDTSLTGSSKNDRTQTSGDAGEGKTRLSLKAKAVPEEGMTDLIRLVHGNPMGMKNMVKEFQHFWQKKVSQDSTGTDQSEPAKLDNSNGKSDAKSANLETSMEVGEKGDKVEKSGPDDGKVETQDNLIISKRQLDKKILAIACREKRPDHKKVCWYVNADILKQYGMEDIQLPNSWEYVKVKAPTWAREKTPAPKPEETATPKAPPSVPKIMQFAQPMSPAQIQAMGTVANKDANKESKQEEDEKPVKEVMEISAGENPAENTPSKPVVPPDQRSIIDMFSPAARKALNSSKKKSSPNMKKTSGSIQEKSAKEKADAQSSNEKTPAKHTTPKAGMSPGLNLLNNMMSSPELMKKSPKQATLEARSESTTEEPMDVDIIVLD; encoded by the exons ATGATGGAAACCATGGAATGTCCACCATCAAAGAAATTGAAGCAAG GACGTTTGCCTTTCAAGCCCCTGGATCCTGTTGGCCAGACAAGGCCAGGAGGCACACCACCGGGATGTAAGAAACGCAAACTATCTGACAATGAATCTCCCAGTGCTAAACAGATCCGCACCAGTGTAACTTCCCTTCCTAACAACAAGCTACCAAGTAATGAATGTGATCATGAGGTTAGTAGCAGCTCGGAGGCTGAAGTTGCACTCGAAAACCCACTTTTGAAGCCTGGGAAAAAGTTGAACACACTGGACAAATTCTTTGCAAAAAAGCAACCTAATTCAGACCAAGGGGAGATATCTTCCACCAATCAAATTGAGATTGATCTTACCGATGATGTTAATGAGGAAAGTGAAGATAATTCTACAAAGaaagtaaatgaaaatgacattgaatccAAGACGTCAACAAATGTTGCAAAAggtgataataatgataaccatTCTGTGAATGATGAGAAGAAAGAACAAGTGGCAGAGAAAAACGATGATTCCAAAGATAGCACTGACAATAaggaaaatgatgatgatggtgtggGTGAAGTATCCTTTATTCAGGACTCATCAGTCTGTGAAGATGCTCTTAAGACACCTGCCAAAGAAAAAGGGCTGGAGTCAATCTTTAAT ACTCCTGCAGCTAGTGGTGACTCGGCTTCCTCAACCCCTGCACAAAACTCTGCATCAGGAAGTGAATGCACTCAAAGTCTGTCCGACAAAAAGAAATCCAAGTCT ATGTCTGAGAGCAAAAAGAAGGAGCGTGACGAGCAGCGGCAGCGGGCAAAGGAGGAAAAAGAACGTGAACGGGAGGAGAGAAAGAAAGAGAAGGAACGCGAGCGTGAAGAAAAGAAACGTGAACTCACGGAGAAAAAAAAGCAGAAAGAGGAACAGAAGGAGAAGGAAAAGGCTGAGAAGGAGAAAGCTAGACTTGAAGAGAAG gaaaagaaagaaaaagagcGACAAGACAAGTTGAAACAAAAGGAGGAAGAAAAACGAATGAAAGATAAAGAAAATGA GGCAAAGCTTGAAGAGAAGAGACAGAAGGAGGAAGAGAGGAAAAAGAAAGACGAGGAAAAACGCAAGGAGGAAGAAGAAAAG CAAAAGCTCAAAGAGAAGAAAGCTGAGAAATTCAAAGGTTTTTTCATACAGAAGGATCCTTCCAGCTCACCTCCAAAG CCTAATGAAGTGAAGGAAGGATTATTCATGCCGTTCGAGTGTATGCCCCACATGAAGCTTGCTCCGTCCACCCGTAGACAACCCCTGACCCATGATGCCCGCACACAGCTGGACAAACTTCTCAACACACAG ATCTGTGATAAAACCTATGTGAAGTCATTGAAATCTGCGGAGTTTGTTCCTGGGAAGTCTTTAAAGACATGGCCAAG GAAGCCTGAAGAAGACGATGATGTAGAGATGCTGTCACATGACGCAGAGACAATCAAAAAGGTCACTCACCGTGTAAAGTTTCTCAAGTTCCGGGAGAATAATAGGCCTGCTTACTATGGCACCTGGAGCAAAATCAGCAGAAAACTGTCAGCCAGGAACCCCTTCAGGCAGGATGAG GAGTTGTTAGATTACGAGGTTGACTCTGATGATGAATGGGAGGAGGAGGAGCCTGGAGAATCTGTCTCCTCTGACGAG GAGGATGGTGATGAGGAGAAGGTTATGGAGGACATGGATCCAGACGCGGACGACTGGATGGTGCCTCATGGGTACCTCTCTGATGACGAGGGACTCAAGGATGAGGAGGAG GTTGACCAAGCCAGCAAGCAGGACCTGCAGCGTGTGCGGCAGGCTGCGTGGGAGAGCGAGTTGAAGCGGCAAGCAAAACCCCTCAAGATGATCGCCATCGGGTGTGTGTGGGAGGCAGACAACACAACCACCATCGCTGCACAGCAGCTAGAAACACTCCTCAAGTTTAAG GCGGTTTGTCTCATGGAGGGTCCTATAGACACTAGCCTGACTGGCAGTTCCAAAAATGACAGAACACAGACCTCAGGGGATGCAGGGGAGGGGAAAACACGACTTAGCCTCAAGGCAAAGGCCGTCCCTGAAGAAG GTATGACAGATCTAATCCGACTGGTGCATGGCAACCCAATGGGCATGAAAAACATGGTGAAAGAATTCCAGCATTTCTGGCAGAAAAAAGTGAGTCAGGACAGCACTGGGACTGACCAATCAGAACCTGCAAAATTGGACAACAGTAATGGCAAATCTGATGCCAAATCAGCAAACCTTGAAACTAGTATGGAGGTTGGTGAGAAAGGTGATAAGGTGGAGAAGTCTGGCCCGGATGATGGCAAGGTGGAGACCCAGGATAATCTGATCATCTCTAAGAGACAGCTGGATAAAAAGATACTGGCTATTGCTTGTAGGGAGAAGAGACCTGATCACAAGAAGGTTTGCTGGTATGTTAATGCTGACATCTTAAAACAGTATGGGATGGAAGATATTCAGCTTCCAAACAGCTGGGAATATGTTAAAGTTAAGGCACCCACTTGGGCTCGCGAGAAAACGCCTGCTCCAAAACCTGAGGAGACAGCGACACCTAAAGCACCACCGTCTGTGCCGAAGATAATGCAGTTTGCTCAGCCTATGTCTCCTGCCCAGATACAGGCCATGGGAACTGTAGCAAACAAGGATGCAAATAAGGAAAGCAAGCAGGAGGAAGATGAAAAGCCTGTGAAAGAAGTGATGGAGATTTCAGCTGGTGAAAACCCTGCAGAGAATACGCCATCTAAACCTGTCGTCCCTCCAGATCAGCGAAGCATCATTGACATGTTCTCACCAGCTGCGAGAAAAGCTCTGAATagttctaaaaaaaaatctagtccaaatatgaaaaaaacctCTGGTTCTATACAAGAGAAGAGTGCCAAAGAAAAGGCTGATGCACAGTCAAGCAATGAAAAGACGCCGGCCAAACATACGACCCCGAAAGCTGGGATGTCCCCTGGCTTGAACCTGCTGAATAACATGATGTCTTCTCCGGAGCTGATGAAAAAATCGCCGAAACAAGCCACACTGGAGGCTAGGAGTGAAAGCACAACAGAGGAACCTATGGATGTTGATATAATTGTGCTGGATTAG